Proteins encoded within one genomic window of Vanrija pseudolonga chromosome 3, complete sequence:
- the TIM8 gene encoding Mitochondrial import inner membrane translocase subunit TIM8 — MSQPQIPQFDAATQAELRDFIEQEQTKAKIQASVHELTDRCWKTCITGGISSKFSKSEASCLENCVDRFLDTSFYIVKQIEQQQHH, encoded by the exons ATGTCGCAGCCCCAGATCCCCCAGTTCGACGCCGCGACCCAG gccgagctccgcgacTTCATCGAGCAGGA GCagaccaaggccaagatcCAGGCCTCGGTCCACGAGCTCACTGACAGGT GTTGGAAGAC CTGCATCACCGGCGGCATCAGCTCCAAGTTCTCCAA GTCCGAAGCTTCGTGCCTCGAGAACTGCGTCGACCGCTTCCTCGACACGTCGTTCTACATCGTCAAGCAgatcgagcagcagcagcaccactaG